A window of Vulgatibacter sp. genomic DNA:
ATCAACACGCAGCGGCCCGCCCGGCAGATCTGGCTCGCGGCGAAGGCCCGGGCCTGGCACTTCTCGTGGGACGAGGGCGCGGGCAAGTGGATGGACGACAAGGGCAGCGGCGACGATCTCTTCGGGCTGCTGCAGCGGATCGTGCAGGAGAACGCCGGGGCGACGATCCGGCTGTAGTTGCTCAGGCCTCTTCGTCCTCGGTTGTGCCCGGGCCGCCGCCGGGCAGCTCGTCGTAGCGGCGGACGCCGGGGATATCGAGGATGAAGTCGGCGCCGAAGGCCATCGAGGGCGTGAGGGCGCCCTTTGGCTGCATGGCGAGGATGCGCTCGGCGCTGCGGACCGCGGTTGCGGCGGTGAGGCCGTAGGCCTCCGGCGCCTCGAGCCAGGCCTCGACGGTGTGGCCCCGCGCATTCTTCGCCCGGGCATAGAAGTGGGAGCGGCCGGTGCGGCGCTCCCCGGCGTCCGGGGGGCGGGCGAGATCGCCTGCCAGCCGGGCGGCGGCGTTGCGGAAGCGGTCGCTCCGAAGGGCCCGCTGCAGCGATCCGCCGAAGAGGCGGAGGAGGACATCGGCGCCTGGCGGCAGCGCCATGTAGGTGGTGATGTCGCCGATCCCGGTGGAACGGTACGCGGTCTCGAGATCGCCCCAGGGGATGGGGATCACGTG
This region includes:
- the cyaY gene encoding iron donor protein CyaY translates to MSDLTEPQYLKLADQAFRRIQDALEPVDPDDADYEFNGDVLTIGFANGVKCVINTQRPARQIWLAAKARAWHFSWDEGAGKWMDDKGSGDDLFGLLQRIVQENAGATIRL